The following are from one region of the Actinoplanes sp. L3-i22 genome:
- a CDS encoding transaminase: MATESGVDRGKLSRLAERERATFAERHPRSAAAYGRADHLFGRVPMTWMNKTAAGFPMYLKTARGNRLTDLDGNEFIDFCLGDTGAMAGHSPAPVVAAVTRRLGELGGATTMLPTEDAAVVGAELANRFGLPFWSFALTATDANRWAIRLLRAVTGRQKVLVNSYCYHGSVDESLIVVGPDGHGRSREGNVGAPVDVTETSRVAEFNDLAMLERELAHGDVAAVLMEPALTNIGIVLPEPGYLAGVRELTRKYGTYLINDETHTFSAGPGGATRFWDLEPDVLTIGKAIGGGVPVGAYGLSAELADALTGRADLDLVDMGGVGGTLAGNPVSMAATRATLEEVLTEGAFATMITTASAFADGIQKIISAYGVPWSVSRLGARVEYRFAAPAPRNGTESAASADAELEDFLHVYLANRGVLLTPFHNMALMCPETTLDDVARHHEIFDQALSELTA; this comes from the coding sequence ATGGCAACGGAATCCGGCGTCGATCGCGGCAAACTCAGCAGGCTCGCCGAGCGTGAGCGGGCCACCTTCGCCGAGCGTCACCCACGCTCCGCGGCGGCGTATGGGCGCGCCGACCACCTCTTCGGGCGCGTGCCGATGACGTGGATGAACAAGACCGCGGCCGGCTTCCCGATGTATCTGAAGACCGCCCGCGGCAATCGGCTGACCGACCTCGACGGCAACGAGTTCATCGACTTCTGCCTGGGTGACACGGGTGCGATGGCCGGCCACTCCCCCGCGCCGGTGGTCGCCGCGGTGACCCGGCGCCTCGGCGAGCTGGGCGGCGCGACCACGATGCTGCCGACCGAGGACGCCGCGGTGGTCGGCGCCGAGCTGGCCAACCGGTTCGGGCTGCCGTTCTGGAGTTTCGCGCTGACCGCGACCGACGCGAACCGGTGGGCGATCCGGCTCCTGCGCGCCGTCACCGGTCGGCAGAAAGTGCTGGTCAACAGCTATTGCTACCACGGCTCGGTGGATGAGTCGCTGATCGTCGTCGGGCCGGACGGGCACGGCCGCAGCCGCGAGGGCAACGTCGGCGCGCCGGTCGACGTGACCGAGACCAGCCGGGTCGCCGAGTTCAACGACCTGGCCATGCTGGAGCGCGAGCTGGCGCACGGTGACGTGGCGGCGGTGCTGATGGAGCCGGCGCTGACCAACATCGGCATCGTGCTGCCCGAGCCCGGCTACCTGGCCGGCGTCCGCGAGCTGACCAGGAAGTACGGGACCTATCTGATCAACGACGAGACGCACACGTTCTCGGCCGGGCCGGGCGGGGCGACCCGGTTCTGGGATCTCGAGCCGGACGTGCTGACCATCGGCAAGGCGATCGGTGGCGGCGTGCCGGTCGGCGCCTACGGTCTTTCCGCGGAGCTGGCCGACGCGCTGACCGGCCGCGCCGACCTCGACCTGGTCGACATGGGCGGCGTCGGCGGCACTCTCGCCGGCAACCCGGTGTCGATGGCCGCGACCCGCGCGACGCTGGAGGAGGTGCTGACCGAGGGCGCGTTCGCCACGATGATCACGACGGCGTCGGCATTCGCCGACGGCATTCAGAAAATCATTTCGGCGTACGGCGTTCCGTGGTCGGTGAGTCGCCTCGGTGCCCGGGTGGAGTATCGGTTCGCCGCCCCGGCTCCGCGCAACGGCACCGAGTCGGCGGCCAGTGCTGACGCCGAATTGGAGGACTTCCTGCACGTCTACCTGGCGAATCGTGGGGTGCTGCTGACCCCGTTCCACAACATGGCGCTGATGTGCCCCGAGACGACCCTCGACGACGTCGCCCGCCATCACGAGATCTTCGACCAGGCCCTCAGCGAGCTGACCGCCTAG
- a CDS encoding endonuclease/exonuclease/phosphatase family protein produces the protein MRLLTFNTLFTGDVRPRLRALGEILRESDFDIVCLQEVMYRSNAALLRRHFPHSACAGTVVLKGGLVLLSRLPIDRWRFVRFPLAGPARPEFLMRKGALFAEIGDLVVVNTHLSANRDDDWSPGNRYTVVERGELDVLARELAGIDQARPVVVTGDLNLPRDAEVLADFRERAGLADAMAGDTRPTYRPSPQWPNPPAFDHLLVRNAGTAHADLALRDEVALPGGRRAHLSDHYGVAAEIVL, from the coding sequence ATGCGCCTGCTGACCTTCAACACCCTGTTCACCGGGGATGTCCGGCCACGGCTGCGGGCGCTCGGCGAGATCCTGCGGGAGTCCGATTTCGACATCGTCTGCCTCCAGGAGGTGATGTATCGGAGCAACGCGGCGCTGCTCCGGCGGCACTTTCCGCACTCGGCGTGCGCCGGCACGGTCGTACTGAAAGGGGGTCTGGTCCTTCTTTCTCGTCTGCCGATCGACCGCTGGCGTTTCGTCCGGTTTCCGCTGGCCGGGCCGGCTCGTCCGGAGTTCCTGATGCGCAAGGGCGCGCTGTTCGCGGAGATCGGCGACCTGGTCGTGGTGAACACACACCTGTCGGCGAACCGCGACGACGACTGGTCACCGGGCAACCGGTACACCGTCGTCGAGCGTGGTGAACTCGACGTGCTGGCGCGCGAGCTGGCCGGGATCGATCAGGCCCGCCCGGTGGTGGTCACCGGCGACCTCAACCTGCCCCGGGATGCCGAGGTCCTCGCCGATTTCCGGGAGCGCGCCGGGCTGGCCGACGCGATGGCCGGGGACACCCGCCCGACCTATCGCCCGTCGCCGCAATGGCCGAATCCGCCCGCATTCGATCACCTCCTGGTCAGAAATGCCGGAACCGCGCACGCCGATCTGGCCCTGCGGGACGAGGTGGCCCTGCCCGGCGGGCGGCGTGCGCACCTATCCGACCACTATGGAGTGGCAGCGGAAATAGTTCTTTAG